One window of Camelina sativa cultivar DH55 chromosome 4, Cs, whole genome shotgun sequence genomic DNA carries:
- the LOC104779638 gene encoding uncharacterized protein LOC104779638 isoform X3 encodes MYSSSNFLQFHSTATTTAIPIPNASPFMLRRSSYGFGVFHRKRARFKQQTRSSFRVNSSILPPPFDGSVPLDSFAPSVAGFASGFAVFLSSRLFGRRSSIVDDDVVAGEWILLTTPTPFNRFVLLRCSSLFSFDDSSESLSDRLVTDERHFVTSDTGKITVSSPDEKTPLEYQRVCITTEDGGVVSLDWPANLDIKEERGMDTTVIFIPGTPQGSMDEGVRSFVCEALRRGLFPVVMNPRGCAGSPLTTPRLFTAGDSDDVSTALRFLTKTRPWTTLTAVGRGYGANMLTKYLAEAGERSPLTAAVCIDNPFDLEEITRTSPYSTSLDQQITGGLVEILLANKELFQGRAKAFDVGKALSSKSVREFDKALSMVTYGCESIEDFYSSCATRDVIGEIKVPVLFIQNDNVVPPYTIPRSSIAENPYTSLLLCSSSPDLIDGRTVAVSWCQDLAIEWLTAVELALLKGRHPLLKDVDVTVNPSKGLVFSEARAPEKSIGAKKLVQAAHKKTVNGYDVDPFKETLEDSDITPNSNLSTGTDLEKNVKVDNGSDETENSRVSTSSLVEVESIEDNESNVEESERGQVLQTAEVVVNMLDVTMPGTLKDEEKKKVMDAVGRGETVLTALQDAVPEDVRGKITTAVTGILQSGGTKLNLEKLKLPRISPGLKKAEEAKKETSSAIDQKDSHSPDPIDKSDDLVSGSDDTITGSDNSPGGIELEHSPTEVSQKDGDSGKSQPVDSDQDDSLGNHESYTNEKNSAADGSENASEAKSDSVNQGPIGTEDVTSNDDKVEQGSGVVTVQRQVETKKHDEKGAPIADEKSSVADAFEKASDTKNDSINPPPVGVDDITSDGDKVDQAAVLSQQQRKEETNKNNDNEKQSATDQDKVTSTDNEGDAGKSSASQPVEKDISDDQSKETKIMQPVSDQTKPAIQEPNQSKFNVSHAFEALTGMDDETQVAVNSVFGVLENMISQLDEENKEGNEVSDEKNLKDTKTLNDEKNITNEAMSPSEEEILDKRETESLMPSENSHDPACIVNETEKSSESDKVTGEMIEKDLGRDEFVNGKHSPKVLPERNTDSVENSSHDGYRGYRGEKLSKEKIAKQLDLDTTTALMLDYYPEEGEWKLLDQQPEHLDNDYYPEAGKWKLLDQQPEYLGNLADNAAASRDTHENVQVHSLSVGNEDNVIEPAYMILNHGQESELSEMHDATDNQNDGPHKLDEGCEELEHLIKVIVSDSLNVEVQRRMGSAGMRQIKSQLSKDIRMVAKTFSYSVVYAEPTWTFIRNSKTSNGPSGKVGKLHGDAIIRAIASAVQEAHFLRQVLPIGVVVGSVLAALRKYFDVSTTTNSAKRDIVPGRTQKYENNGAAKRVLPDKVSKETQQNNSTIGEMVESGLQNINNEGVMVSDNGATTSVVPSKVSKESKQNNSTIGEMVESGLQSINNEGVMVGAVTAALGASAMLAQDECLLHRIHKEVASCQNHQRKIVNIKNRESSIRAIWWQVLLRKPCP; translated from the exons ATGTACTCGTCTTCCaattttcttcaatttcactcaacagcaacaacaaccgCCATACCTATACCAAACGCCTCTCCGTTTATGCTCCGCCGTAGCTCATACGGCTTCGGTGTGTTTCACAGGAAGCGAGCTCGTTTCAAACAACAGACTCGGAGTTCGTTTCGCGTAAATTCCTCAATTCTCCCTCCTCCTTTCGATGGCAGCGTTCCTCTCGATTCCTTTGCTCCATCCGTCGCCGGATTCGCTTCCGGCTTTGCCGTTTTTCTATCGTCGAGGTTGTTTGGAAGAAGATCATCAATCGTTGATGATGACGTTGTTGCTGGGGAATGGATTCTTCTCACGACTCCTACGCCGTTTAACAGATTTGTTCTTCTCCGTTGCTCCTCTTTGTTCTCCTTTGATGACTCTTCTGAGAGTTTAAGCGACAGACTCGTGACTGATGAGAGGCATTTCGTTACTTCGGATACCGGGAAGATTACTGTATCGTCTCCGGATGAGAAGACTCCGTTGGAGTATCAGAGGGTTTGTATCACTACTGAGGACGGTGGCGTTGTATCCCTTGATTGGCCGGCTAATTTGGACATTAAGGAGGAGCGTGGGATGGATACGACGGTGATTTTTATACCTGGAACGCCGCAAGGCAGTATGGATGAAGGCGTTCGATCTTTTGTATGCGAAGCTCTGAGGCGGGGATTGTTTCCTGTGGTCATGAACCCTAGAGGTTGTGCTGGTTCGCCTCTCACTACACCTCG GTTGTTTACAGCTGGTGACAGTGATGATGTATCCACAGCTTTGCGATTCTTAACCAAGACAAGGCCATGGACGACACTTACGGCTGTGGGGCGAGGGTATGGTGCAAATATGTTGACAAAGTACCTGGCAGAAGCTGGGGAAAGATCACCTCTTACAGCTGCTGTATGCATTGATAATCCCTTTGACCTTGAGGAGATCACACGAACATCTCCTTATTCTACTAGTTTGGATCAACAAATTACAGGTGGATTAGTTGAGATATTGCTGGCAAATAAG GAGCTTTTCCAAGGCAGAGCAAAAGCCTTTGATGTTGGAAAGGCTTTGTCTTCAAAATCAGTTCGCGAATTTGATAAAGCCTTGTCCATGGTGACATATGGTTGCGAGAGTATAGAAGATTTCTATTCCAGTTGTGCAACCAGAGATGTGATTGGGGAAATAAAAGTTCCTGTCCTCTTTATACAG AATGACAATGTGGTACCACCTTATACAATACCACGGAGTTCAATAGCTGAAAATCCATACACAAGTCTGCTTCTGTGCTCGTCTTCACCAGATCTGATCGATGGACGTACAGTGGCCGTGTCTTGGTGCCAGGACCTTGCGATTGAG TGGTTGACAGCTGTAGAACTTGCGCTTCTGAAAGGTCGTCATCCACTTTTGAAAGACGTGGATGTTACTGTTAACCCTTCAAAGGGCTTAGTTTTTTCGGAAGCCAGAGCACCTGAAAAAAGTATCGGGGCCAAGAAGCTCGTACAGGCAGCCCATAAAAAGACGGTGAATGGTTACGATGTAGATCCTTTCAAGGAAACACTTGAAGACAGTGACATCACCCCAAACTCAAATTTGTCGACTGGAACAGATTTAGAAAAGAATGTTAAAGTCGATAATGGATCTGATGAAACAGAAAATAGTAGAGTTTCAACAAGCAGTCTTGTTGAAGTTGAATCAATCGAAGATAATGAGTCTAACgtagaagaaagtgaaagaggTCAGGTGTTGCAGACTGCAGAAGTGGTTGTCAACATGCTGGATGTAACCATGCCTGGCACCctaaaagatgaagagaagaaaaag GTTATGGATGCTGTTGGTCGAGGAGAGACAGTTCTAACAGCATTGCAAGATGCCGTGCCAGAAGACGTTCGTGGGAAGATTACAACAGCTGTAACTGGGATCTTGCAGTCAGGTGGCACTAAATTAAATCTTGAAAAGCTGAAGCTTCCTAGGATATCACCAGGATTGAAAAAAGCGGaggaagcaaagaaagaaacatcaaGTGCCATAGATCAAAAGGATTCTCATTCTCCCGATCCGATAGATAAGAGCGATGATTTGGTGAGTGGCTCAGACGACACCATTACTGGCTCGGACAATTCTCCAGGTGGAATAGAACTAGAGCATTCCCCTACCGAGGTTTCCCAGAAAGACGGTGATTCTGGAAAGTCCCAACCTGTTGACAGTGATCAAGATGATAGTCTTGGAAATCACGAGTCATATACCAATGAAAAGAACAGTGCAGCTGATGGTTCTGAGAATGCTTCCGAAGCAAAGAGTGATAGTGTTAACCAGGGGCCAATCGGCACAGAGGATGTCACTAGTAATGATGACAAAGTGGAGCAAGGTTCTGGAGTAGTTACGGTTCAAAGACAGGTAGAAACTAAGAAACACGATGAGAAAGGAGCACCAATTGCTGATGAAAAATCCAGTGTAGCTGATGCTTTCGAGAAGGCTTCAGATACAAAGAATGATAGTATCAACCCACCGCCAGTTGGTGTAGACGATATAACTAGTGATGGGGACAAAGTGGACCAAGCTGCTGTACTATCTCAACAACAAAGAAAGGaggaaactaataaaaataatgataacGAAAAACAGTCTGCCACAGATCAAGACAAGGTGACATCTACCGACAATGAAGGAGATGCTGGAAAATCTTCTGCTTCACAGCCTGTAGAGAAAGACATAAGTGATGATCAgagcaaagaaaccaaaattatGCAGCCTGTATCAGACCAAACTAAGCCAGCAATTCAGGAACCAAATCAGTCCAAATTTAATGTTTCCCACGCATTTGAAGCATTGACGGGGATGGATGATGAAACTCAGGTAGCTGTCAATAGTGTTTTCGGTGTGCTCGAAAACATGATTTCTCAGCtggatgaagaaaataaagaaggaaaTGAGGTAAGTGATGAGAAGAATCTCAAGGATACGAAGACTCTCAACGATGAGAAGAATATCACTAATGAGGCAATGTCTCCATCTGAAGAGGAAATTCTCGACAAGAGAGAAACCGAGAGCCTTATGCCCTCTGAAAACTCACATGATCCTGCATGCATTGTgaatgaaacagaaaaaagTTCTGAAAGTGATAAGGTAACAGGGGAAATGATTGAAAAAGATTTGGGCAGAGATGAATTTGTGAATGGTAAGCATTCACCAAAGGTTCTACCTGAAAGAAATACAGATTCTGTCGAAAATTCTTCTCATGATGGATACCGTGGATACCGTGGGGAGAAActttcaaaagaaaagattgcAAAGCAGTTAGACTTAGATACAACCACTGCTCTCATGCTTGACTATTATCCAGAGGAAGGTGAATGGAAACTCCTTGATCAACAACCAGAACACTTGGATAATGACTATTATCCAGAGGCAGGTAAATGGAAGCTCCTAGATCAACAACCAGAATACTTGGGTAACCTTGCCGACAATGCAGCAGCCAGCAGAGATACGCACGAAAATGTTCAGGTTCATTCCCTTAGTGTAGGTAATGAAGACAACGTCATTGAGCCTGCATATATGATATTGAACCATGGACAAGAGTCGGAGCTCTCCGAAATGCATGATGCAACGGACAATCAAAATGATGGTCCTCACAAATTAGACGAAGGATGTGAG GAATTAGAGCACCTCATTAAAGTTATTGTATCGGACTCTTTGAACGTAGAAGTTCAACGCAGGATGGGTTCAGCTGGCATGAGACAAATTAAGTCTCAACTCAGTAAGGATATAAGAATGGTGGCAAAGACATTTTCTTATTCTGTTGTATATGCAGAGCCTACTTGGACTTTCATAAGGAATAGCAAAACTTCCAATGGCCCTTCTGGAAAAGTAGGTAAACTTCATGGGGACGCTATCATTAGGGCAATTGCATCTGCTGTCCAGGAGGCGCATTTTCTCAGACAAGTACTGCctattggtgttgttgttggctCTGTTTTAGCTGCTTTGAGAAAGTATTTCGATGTGTCTACAACAACCAACAGTGCTAAGAGAGATATTGTCCCGGGTAGAACACAAAAGTACGAGAACAATGGTGCAGCGAAGAGGGTTCTGCCAGACAAAGTGAGCAAGGAGACCCAACAAAACAACTCGACCATTGGAGAAATGGTGGAATCTGGCCTGCAAAATATTAACAATGAGGGTGTCATGGTTAGTGACAATGGTGCAACAACGAGTGTTGTGCCAAGCAAAGTGAGCAAGGagagcaaacaaaacaactcGACCATTGGAGAAATGGTGGAATCTGGCCTGCAAAGTATTAACAATGAGGGTGTCATGGTTGGTGCTGTAACAGCTGCTTTGGGAGCATCTGCGATGCTGGCTCAAGACGAG TGTCTCCTGCACAGGATCCACAAAGAGGTGGCTTCATGTCAAAATCATCAGAGAAAGATAGTCAACATAAAGAATCGGGAAAGCTCGATCAGAGCAATATGGTGGCAAGTTTTGCTGAGAAAGCCATGTCCATAG
- the LOC104779638 gene encoding uncharacterized protein LOC104779638 isoform X1, whose amino-acid sequence MYSSSNFLQFHSTATTTAIPIPNASPFMLRRSSYGFGVFHRKRARFKQQTRSSFRVNSSILPPPFDGSVPLDSFAPSVAGFASGFAVFLSSRLFGRRSSIVDDDVVAGEWILLTTPTPFNRFVLLRCSSLFSFDDSSESLSDRLVTDERHFVTSDTGKITVSSPDEKTPLEYQRVCITTEDGGVVSLDWPANLDIKEERGMDTTVIFIPGTPQGSMDEGVRSFVCEALRRGLFPVVMNPRGCAGSPLTTPRLFTAGDSDDVSTALRFLTKTRPWTTLTAVGRGYGANMLTKYLAEAGERSPLTAAVCIDNPFDLEEITRTSPYSTSLDQQITGGLVEILLANKELFQGRAKAFDVGKALSSKSVREFDKALSMVTYGCESIEDFYSSCATRDVIGEIKVPVLFIQNDNVVPPYTIPRSSIAENPYTSLLLCSSSPDLIDGRTVAVSWCQDLAIEWLTAVELALLKGRHPLLKDVDVTVNPSKGLVFSEARAPEKSIGAKKLVQAAHKKTVNGYDVDPFKETLEDSDITPNSNLSTGTDLEKNVKVDNGSDETENSRVSTSSLVEVESIEDNESNVEESERGQVLQTAEVVVNMLDVTMPGTLKDEEKKKVMDAVGRGETVLTALQDAVPEDVRGKITTAVTGILQSGGTKLNLEKLKLPRISPGLKKAEEAKKETSSAIDQKDSHSPDPIDKSDDLVSGSDDTITGSDNSPGGIELEHSPTEVSQKDGDSGKSQPVDSDQDDSLGNHESYTNEKNSAADGSENASEAKSDSVNQGPIGTEDVTSNDDKVEQGSGVVTVQRQVETKKHDEKGAPIADEKSSVADAFEKASDTKNDSINPPPVGVDDITSDGDKVDQAAVLSQQQRKEETNKNNDNEKQSATDQDKVTSTDNEGDAGKSSASQPVEKDISDDQSKETKIMQPVSDQTKPAIQEPNQSKFNVSHAFEALTGMDDETQVAVNSVFGVLENMISQLDEENKEGNEVSDEKNLKDTKTLNDEKNITNEAMSPSEEEILDKRETESLMPSENSHDPACIVNETEKSSESDKVTGEMIEKDLGRDEFVNGKHSPKVLPERNTDSVENSSHDGYRGYRGEKLSKEKIAKQLDLDTTTALMLDYYPEEGEWKLLDQQPEHLDNDYYPEAGKWKLLDQQPEYLGNLADNAAASRDTHENVQVHSLSVGNEDNVIEPAYMILNHGQESELSEMHDATDNQNDGPHKLDEGCEELEHLIKVIVSDSLNVEVQRRMGSAGMRQIKSQLSKDIRMVAKTFSYSVVYAEPTWTFIRNSKTSNGPSGKVGKLHGDAIIRAIASAVQEAHFLRQVLPIGVVVGSVLAALRKYFDVSTTTNSAKRDIVPGRTQKYENNGAAKRVLPDKVSKETQQNNSTIGEMVESGLQNINNEGVMVSDNGATTSVVPSKVSKESKQNNSTIGEMVESGLQSINNEGVMVGAVTAALGASAMLAQDEDPQRGGFMSKSSEKDSQHKESGKLDQSNMVASFAEKAMSIAGPAVPTKETGEVDQDRIVAMLADLGQRGGILKLVGKLALLWGGLRGAMSLTDKLIQFLRMDEWPLLKRAVGFIGMLLVLWSPVVIPLLPTLLQSWSTSNPSRVAELASVVGLYVAVFILVMLWGKRVRKYENPFMQYGLDFKASVKVKIQVFLKAFAGGMTVVLLIQFVNAILGAAIFSRPPYFPHPFDAMKCLKGCGQLLMLIVRGITAATFVVLVEELLFRSWMPDEIAIDLGYHQSIIITGFIFALFQRSLRSIPGLWLLSLALAGARARSQGNLIVPIGLRAGTIATSFLLQSGGFLTYNPSSPAWIAGSRPLQPFSGVVGLGVSLALALILYPRHSPETKMQKYN is encoded by the exons ATGTACTCGTCTTCCaattttcttcaatttcactcaacagcaacaacaaccgCCATACCTATACCAAACGCCTCTCCGTTTATGCTCCGCCGTAGCTCATACGGCTTCGGTGTGTTTCACAGGAAGCGAGCTCGTTTCAAACAACAGACTCGGAGTTCGTTTCGCGTAAATTCCTCAATTCTCCCTCCTCCTTTCGATGGCAGCGTTCCTCTCGATTCCTTTGCTCCATCCGTCGCCGGATTCGCTTCCGGCTTTGCCGTTTTTCTATCGTCGAGGTTGTTTGGAAGAAGATCATCAATCGTTGATGATGACGTTGTTGCTGGGGAATGGATTCTTCTCACGACTCCTACGCCGTTTAACAGATTTGTTCTTCTCCGTTGCTCCTCTTTGTTCTCCTTTGATGACTCTTCTGAGAGTTTAAGCGACAGACTCGTGACTGATGAGAGGCATTTCGTTACTTCGGATACCGGGAAGATTACTGTATCGTCTCCGGATGAGAAGACTCCGTTGGAGTATCAGAGGGTTTGTATCACTACTGAGGACGGTGGCGTTGTATCCCTTGATTGGCCGGCTAATTTGGACATTAAGGAGGAGCGTGGGATGGATACGACGGTGATTTTTATACCTGGAACGCCGCAAGGCAGTATGGATGAAGGCGTTCGATCTTTTGTATGCGAAGCTCTGAGGCGGGGATTGTTTCCTGTGGTCATGAACCCTAGAGGTTGTGCTGGTTCGCCTCTCACTACACCTCG GTTGTTTACAGCTGGTGACAGTGATGATGTATCCACAGCTTTGCGATTCTTAACCAAGACAAGGCCATGGACGACACTTACGGCTGTGGGGCGAGGGTATGGTGCAAATATGTTGACAAAGTACCTGGCAGAAGCTGGGGAAAGATCACCTCTTACAGCTGCTGTATGCATTGATAATCCCTTTGACCTTGAGGAGATCACACGAACATCTCCTTATTCTACTAGTTTGGATCAACAAATTACAGGTGGATTAGTTGAGATATTGCTGGCAAATAAG GAGCTTTTCCAAGGCAGAGCAAAAGCCTTTGATGTTGGAAAGGCTTTGTCTTCAAAATCAGTTCGCGAATTTGATAAAGCCTTGTCCATGGTGACATATGGTTGCGAGAGTATAGAAGATTTCTATTCCAGTTGTGCAACCAGAGATGTGATTGGGGAAATAAAAGTTCCTGTCCTCTTTATACAG AATGACAATGTGGTACCACCTTATACAATACCACGGAGTTCAATAGCTGAAAATCCATACACAAGTCTGCTTCTGTGCTCGTCTTCACCAGATCTGATCGATGGACGTACAGTGGCCGTGTCTTGGTGCCAGGACCTTGCGATTGAG TGGTTGACAGCTGTAGAACTTGCGCTTCTGAAAGGTCGTCATCCACTTTTGAAAGACGTGGATGTTACTGTTAACCCTTCAAAGGGCTTAGTTTTTTCGGAAGCCAGAGCACCTGAAAAAAGTATCGGGGCCAAGAAGCTCGTACAGGCAGCCCATAAAAAGACGGTGAATGGTTACGATGTAGATCCTTTCAAGGAAACACTTGAAGACAGTGACATCACCCCAAACTCAAATTTGTCGACTGGAACAGATTTAGAAAAGAATGTTAAAGTCGATAATGGATCTGATGAAACAGAAAATAGTAGAGTTTCAACAAGCAGTCTTGTTGAAGTTGAATCAATCGAAGATAATGAGTCTAACgtagaagaaagtgaaagaggTCAGGTGTTGCAGACTGCAGAAGTGGTTGTCAACATGCTGGATGTAACCATGCCTGGCACCctaaaagatgaagagaagaaaaag GTTATGGATGCTGTTGGTCGAGGAGAGACAGTTCTAACAGCATTGCAAGATGCCGTGCCAGAAGACGTTCGTGGGAAGATTACAACAGCTGTAACTGGGATCTTGCAGTCAGGTGGCACTAAATTAAATCTTGAAAAGCTGAAGCTTCCTAGGATATCACCAGGATTGAAAAAAGCGGaggaagcaaagaaagaaacatcaaGTGCCATAGATCAAAAGGATTCTCATTCTCCCGATCCGATAGATAAGAGCGATGATTTGGTGAGTGGCTCAGACGACACCATTACTGGCTCGGACAATTCTCCAGGTGGAATAGAACTAGAGCATTCCCCTACCGAGGTTTCCCAGAAAGACGGTGATTCTGGAAAGTCCCAACCTGTTGACAGTGATCAAGATGATAGTCTTGGAAATCACGAGTCATATACCAATGAAAAGAACAGTGCAGCTGATGGTTCTGAGAATGCTTCCGAAGCAAAGAGTGATAGTGTTAACCAGGGGCCAATCGGCACAGAGGATGTCACTAGTAATGATGACAAAGTGGAGCAAGGTTCTGGAGTAGTTACGGTTCAAAGACAGGTAGAAACTAAGAAACACGATGAGAAAGGAGCACCAATTGCTGATGAAAAATCCAGTGTAGCTGATGCTTTCGAGAAGGCTTCAGATACAAAGAATGATAGTATCAACCCACCGCCAGTTGGTGTAGACGATATAACTAGTGATGGGGACAAAGTGGACCAAGCTGCTGTACTATCTCAACAACAAAGAAAGGaggaaactaataaaaataatgataacGAAAAACAGTCTGCCACAGATCAAGACAAGGTGACATCTACCGACAATGAAGGAGATGCTGGAAAATCTTCTGCTTCACAGCCTGTAGAGAAAGACATAAGTGATGATCAgagcaaagaaaccaaaattatGCAGCCTGTATCAGACCAAACTAAGCCAGCAATTCAGGAACCAAATCAGTCCAAATTTAATGTTTCCCACGCATTTGAAGCATTGACGGGGATGGATGATGAAACTCAGGTAGCTGTCAATAGTGTTTTCGGTGTGCTCGAAAACATGATTTCTCAGCtggatgaagaaaataaagaaggaaaTGAGGTAAGTGATGAGAAGAATCTCAAGGATACGAAGACTCTCAACGATGAGAAGAATATCACTAATGAGGCAATGTCTCCATCTGAAGAGGAAATTCTCGACAAGAGAGAAACCGAGAGCCTTATGCCCTCTGAAAACTCACATGATCCTGCATGCATTGTgaatgaaacagaaaaaagTTCTGAAAGTGATAAGGTAACAGGGGAAATGATTGAAAAAGATTTGGGCAGAGATGAATTTGTGAATGGTAAGCATTCACCAAAGGTTCTACCTGAAAGAAATACAGATTCTGTCGAAAATTCTTCTCATGATGGATACCGTGGATACCGTGGGGAGAAActttcaaaagaaaagattgcAAAGCAGTTAGACTTAGATACAACCACTGCTCTCATGCTTGACTATTATCCAGAGGAAGGTGAATGGAAACTCCTTGATCAACAACCAGAACACTTGGATAATGACTATTATCCAGAGGCAGGTAAATGGAAGCTCCTAGATCAACAACCAGAATACTTGGGTAACCTTGCCGACAATGCAGCAGCCAGCAGAGATACGCACGAAAATGTTCAGGTTCATTCCCTTAGTGTAGGTAATGAAGACAACGTCATTGAGCCTGCATATATGATATTGAACCATGGACAAGAGTCGGAGCTCTCCGAAATGCATGATGCAACGGACAATCAAAATGATGGTCCTCACAAATTAGACGAAGGATGTGAG GAATTAGAGCACCTCATTAAAGTTATTGTATCGGACTCTTTGAACGTAGAAGTTCAACGCAGGATGGGTTCAGCTGGCATGAGACAAATTAAGTCTCAACTCAGTAAGGATATAAGAATGGTGGCAAAGACATTTTCTTATTCTGTTGTATATGCAGAGCCTACTTGGACTTTCATAAGGAATAGCAAAACTTCCAATGGCCCTTCTGGAAAAGTAGGTAAACTTCATGGGGACGCTATCATTAGGGCAATTGCATCTGCTGTCCAGGAGGCGCATTTTCTCAGACAAGTACTGCctattggtgttgttgttggctCTGTTTTAGCTGCTTTGAGAAAGTATTTCGATGTGTCTACAACAACCAACAGTGCTAAGAGAGATATTGTCCCGGGTAGAACACAAAAGTACGAGAACAATGGTGCAGCGAAGAGGGTTCTGCCAGACAAAGTGAGCAAGGAGACCCAACAAAACAACTCGACCATTGGAGAAATGGTGGAATCTGGCCTGCAAAATATTAACAATGAGGGTGTCATGGTTAGTGACAATGGTGCAACAACGAGTGTTGTGCCAAGCAAAGTGAGCAAGGagagcaaacaaaacaactcGACCATTGGAGAAATGGTGGAATCTGGCCTGCAAAGTATTAACAATGAGGGTGTCATGGTTGGTGCTGTAACAGCTGCTTTGGGAGCATCTGCGATGCTGGCTCAAGACGAG GATCCACAAAGAGGTGGCTTCATGTCAAAATCATCAGAGAAAGATAGTCAACATAAAGAATCGGGAAAGCTCGATCAGAGCAATATGGTGGCAAGTTTTGCTGAGAAAGCCATGTCCATAGCTGGTCCTGCTGTTCCAACAAAGGAAACTGGTGAAGTGGATCAGGATAG GATTGTGGCAATGTTGGCAGATTTGGGTCAAAGGGGTGGTATATTGAAGTTAGTTGGCAAACTTGCTCTGCTTTGGGGTGGCCTTCGTGGTGCTATGAGTTTAACTGATAAGCTAATCCAATTTTTGCGTATGGATGAGTGGCCCTTGCTCAAGAG GGCTGTGGGCTTTATTGGGATGTTGCTCGTTTTATGGTCACCGGTTGTGATTCCATTGCTTCCAACACTTCTCCAGAGCTGGTCTACAAGTAATCCCTCTAGAGTGGCGGAATTAGCTAGTGTAGTTGGCCTCTATGTTGCTGTTTTTATTCTTGTCATGCTGTGGGGAAAGAGAGTACGGAAGTATGAAAACCCATTCATGCAATATGGGCTTGATTTTAAGGCATCAGTCAAAGTAAAG ATTCAAGTGTTTTTGAAGGCCTTTGCAGGGGGCATGACAGTCGTTCTATTAATACAGTTCGTAAATGCAATATTAGGAGCTGCAATCTTTTCTCGACCGCCATATTTTCCACATCCTTTTGATGCCATGAAGTGTCTCAAGGGATGCGGGCAATTGCTTATGCTAATAGTAAGGGGAATTACAGCTGCGACATTTGTTGTGCTTGTGGAAGAGTTACTCTTCAGGTCATGGATGCCTGATGAGATTGCTATAGATCTAGGCTACCATCAAAGCATTATCATTACTGGTTTCATATTTGCCTTGTTCCAAAG ATCCCTGAGATCAATTCCAGGGTTATGGCTTCTGTCGTTGGCGCTCGCTGGAGCTCGTGCAAGAAGCCAAGGAAATCTGATTGTTCCGATCGGGTTGCGAGCAGGAACCATAGCAACAAGCTTTTTACTACAGTCAGGTGGATTCCTCACCTACAACCCAAGTTCTCCGGCTTGGATTGCAGGGAGCCGCCCTTTACAGCCTTTTAGCGGAGTGGTTGGTCTTGGGGTCTCTTTAGCGTTGGCACTCATTCTTTATCCGAGACATTCTCCAGAAACCAAGATGcagaaatataattaa